A part of Deltaproteobacteria bacterium genomic DNA contains:
- a CDS encoding DUF3536 domain-containing protein, with protein MEKYICIHGHFYQPPRENPWLERIELQDSAHPYHDWNQRITEECYEPNSAARILGPDLKIIEITNNYSKISFNFGPTLLYNMQTDSPEVYRNVIEADRMSMDGNGGRGSAIAQVYNHMIMPLATRTDKRTQAVWGIRDFKARFGRDPEGMWLPETAVDIETLEVLSELGMKFTILAPRQARRVRKTAKGARWKELSGEDVDTTIPYLCLLPSGRSIALFFYNGQISRDVGFGNLLDNGENFAMRLEDAFPPDDGREAALVHIATDGESYGHHHRHGDMALSYCLYHIETKGLAKLTNYGEYLEKFPPENLVEIHENSSWSCVHGVERWRADCGCNTGGYPLWNQSWRGPLREAFDWLRDTLAPVYEREASALLKDPWAARDAYIDVINDRSRERVEAFFAKHAAGQLGNGEKVRALKLLEMQRNSQLMYTSCGWFFDEVSGIEGVQVMMYASMAMQLAEEAAGVSLESGFEGRLERTPSNVFGNARNAYDRFVRASSVDLLRVGAHHAISSLFEEYSKKTSIYAFEAENEFYEKIESGKHKLALGKTVIRSKVSWEEAQLSSAVLHLGEMSVNCGIRFFRSEEEFMLAEQELKSAFDRGDIPEVIRLMDRHFGAANYSLWHLFRDEQRKIVNEILHLTSRDIEGFHRHIFESNFGTMDFLRKLGVPLPRPLGVSAEFILNHDLEAVLKEKELNLEKFRGIIKKSRHLAVQIDQENIGYFASAWITGRMEEVRGDSMKLEEIEKLREALKLLRTTPVKLKLWKAQNLYFALGRKVLAVAREKAAEGDEASRRWVEAFEDLGNYFHVSVS; from the coding sequence CCGAGGAGTGCTACGAGCCGAATTCGGCCGCCCGCATCCTGGGGCCGGACCTTAAGATAATCGAGATAACGAACAACTACTCGAAGATAAGCTTCAATTTCGGCCCTACGCTCCTTTATAACATGCAGACCGACAGCCCCGAGGTATACAGGAACGTAATCGAGGCCGACCGGATGAGCATGGATGGCAATGGCGGCCGCGGCTCTGCGATAGCCCAGGTCTATAACCACATGATCATGCCGCTCGCCACGAGAACGGACAAGCGGACCCAGGCGGTCTGGGGCATAAGGGATTTCAAGGCAAGGTTCGGGAGGGACCCGGAAGGCATGTGGCTCCCCGAGACTGCAGTGGACATCGAAACTCTCGAGGTCCTTTCCGAGCTCGGAATGAAATTCACGATACTCGCCCCGAGGCAGGCGCGGCGGGTAAGGAAGACCGCGAAGGGCGCAAGGTGGAAGGAACTCTCAGGCGAGGACGTCGACACAACAATTCCGTACCTCTGCTTACTGCCTTCGGGCAGGTCGATAGCACTCTTCTTCTACAACGGGCAGATATCGAGGGACGTGGGTTTCGGGAACCTCCTCGACAACGGCGAGAACTTCGCGATGAGGCTTGAGGACGCCTTCCCGCCGGACGATGGCAGGGAGGCGGCCCTCGTGCACATAGCGACCGACGGAGAGTCGTACGGCCACCACCACAGGCACGGCGACATGGCGCTTTCCTACTGCCTCTACCACATAGAGACCAAGGGGCTTGCGAAGCTCACAAACTACGGCGAGTACCTTGAGAAGTTCCCGCCTGAAAACCTGGTCGAGATTCACGAGAACTCGTCCTGGAGCTGCGTGCATGGAGTGGAGCGCTGGAGGGCCGACTGCGGCTGCAATACCGGAGGATACCCCCTCTGGAACCAGTCATGGAGGGGGCCGCTAAGGGAAGCATTCGACTGGCTGAGGGACACCCTCGCCCCGGTCTATGAAAGGGAGGCCTCGGCCCTGCTAAAGGACCCCTGGGCGGCCAGGGACGCGTATATAGATGTCATAAACGACAGGTCCAGGGAGAGAGTGGAGGCCTTTTTCGCAAAGCACGCGGCGGGGCAGCTCGGGAATGGCGAAAAGGTGCGGGCCCTCAAGCTCCTTGAGATGCAGAGGAACTCGCAGCTCATGTACACGAGCTGCGGGTGGTTCTTCGACGAGGTCTCCGGCATAGAAGGCGTGCAGGTCATGATGTACGCCTCGATGGCAATGCAGCTCGCGGAGGAGGCCGCCGGGGTCTCTCTCGAATCCGGGTTCGAGGGAAGGCTCGAACGCACGCCTAGCAACGTCTTCGGGAACGCCCGGAACGCATACGACAGGTTCGTAAGGGCCTCCAGTGTCGATCTCCTCCGGGTCGGGGCGCACCACGCGATATCCTCGCTCTTCGAGGAATACTCGAAGAAGACCTCCATATACGCCTTCGAGGCCGAAAACGAGTTCTACGAGAAAATAGAGTCAGGCAAGCACAAGCTCGCGCTGGGAAAGACGGTCATAAGGTCGAAGGTTTCCTGGGAAGAGGCACAGCTCTCGTCGGCGGTCCTCCATCTCGGCGAGATGAGCGTGAACTGCGGAATAAGGTTCTTCCGGAGCGAGGAGGAATTCATGCTCGCCGAGCAGGAGCTTAAAAGCGCCTTTGACCGGGGCGATATCCCCGAAGTAATAAGGCTGATGGACAGGCATTTCGGCGCGGCAAACTATTCGCTATGGCACCTCTTCAGGGACGAGCAGAGAAAGATCGTAAACGAGATACTTCACCTCACGAGCCGCGACATAGAAGGCTTCCACAGGCATATATTCGAGAGCAACTTCGGGACCATGGATTTCCTCCGGAAACTCGGGGTGCCGCTCCCCAGGCCGCTCGGGGTCTCGGCCGAGTTCATTTTGAACCATGATCTCGAGGCGGTGCTGAAGGAGAAGGAGCTTAATCTCGAGAAGTTCCGGGGCATCATAAAAAAATCGAGGCACCTTGCCGTCCAGATAGACCAGGAGAACATCGGCTATTTCGCGAGCGCCTGGATAACCGGGCGCATGGAGGAGGTGCGCGGGGACTCGATGAAGCTGGAGGAGATAGAGAAGCTCAGGGAAGCGCTGAAGCTCCTTCGGACAACACCCGTAAAGCTAAAGCTCTGGAAGGCGCAGAACCTCTACTTCGCCCTCGGCAGGAAGGTCCTGGCCGTCGCCCGCGAAAAGGCGGCGGAAGGCGACGAGGCCTCACGGAGATGGGTCGAGGCATTCGAGGACCTCGGAAACTACTTCCACGTAAGCGTCTCCTGA
- the treY gene encoding malto-oligosyltrehalose synthase codes for MRVPSSTYRLQINSFFRFKDASDIVDYLHALGISDIYASPVFRARKGSPHGYDIVDHGSINPEVGTIEELESLFGRLRGLGMGWLQDFVPNHMAYDGENGLLMDVLEKGRASRYAGFFDIEWDHPYEGIKEKVLAPFLGRIYGEALEGGEIRLDYSDDGLKVRYYETSFPLRIDSYQVFLSHLSRKLVMKLGKEHPDYVKLLGIRYVLKTLAAGGEAELGDQAVFVKRMLWELYTGNRDFRFQLDESLAAFNGSPGDPESYNLLDKLLSEQSFKLAFWKVAAEETNYRRFFNINGLITLRTEDEEVFEKTHALILRLLRNGATGVRLDHIDGLLNPLEYLRKLRDRAGDAYIVVEKILGSGEALPQAWPVEGTTGYDFMSALNGIFCDTTHESRFTRIYSSFTGIKSRYAYLFHEKKKLITEMDMMSDVSNLAQLLKLTLSRDRHGSDITLPGLKRAIVEVMAAFPVYRTYICAESVTETDLRYIREAVESAIARNPALYNELAFIGKVLALDFREYQGEEEKGEWLKFVMRFQQFTGPLMAKGIEDTLFYVYNRLISLNEVGSSPGQFGSTVEAFHSRNRIAAKSRPHSMSATSTHDTKRGEDARARINVLSEMPGEWEAALRRWSAVNRKRKRRAGGLGVPDRNDEYFLYQTLLGSFPFGDGGLSEYRERIKAYMKKAVREAKIHTAWLRPDMEYEEGFMQFIDAILSSPENGFLKEFLPLQKKTAWYGMINSLSQLVLKAASPGVPDFYQGTELWDLSLVDPDNRRPVDFGKRKALLDEIINRTAEDRSAFIRELLAAPEDGRIKLFVTHAALNERRSHHELFRGGAYEPIETEGRLRRHLVAFARVLGEKAAMVLAPRFMTQVVLERQWPLGPEVWEGTFLRLPEGLKYASWQDAFTGRELKLNGVQEAGAVLGSFPAALLIKM; via the coding sequence ATGCGGGTCCCCTCCTCCACATACAGGCTGCAGATCAATTCATTTTTCCGCTTTAAAGACGCATCCGATATTGTCGATTACCTCCATGCACTCGGCATCTCTGACATATACGCCTCGCCGGTCTTCAGGGCGCGGAAGGGGAGCCCCCACGGCTACGACATAGTGGACCACGGGAGTATCAACCCCGAGGTCGGTACAATCGAGGAGCTTGAATCGCTTTTCGGAAGGCTCAGGGGTTTGGGGATGGGATGGCTCCAGGACTTCGTGCCCAACCACATGGCCTATGACGGGGAGAACGGGCTCCTGATGGACGTGCTCGAAAAGGGGCGGGCTTCGAGGTACGCGGGCTTTTTCGATATCGAATGGGACCACCCGTACGAAGGTATAAAGGAGAAGGTGCTGGCCCCTTTTCTCGGCCGCATCTACGGGGAGGCGCTCGAAGGGGGCGAGATACGGCTCGACTACTCGGACGACGGCCTTAAGGTGAGATACTATGAGACGAGCTTTCCCCTCAGGATAGATTCCTACCAGGTCTTCCTTTCGCACCTCTCAAGGAAGCTCGTAATGAAGCTAGGGAAGGAGCACCCTGATTACGTCAAGCTCCTCGGGATACGGTACGTCTTGAAGACCCTTGCCGCGGGCGGCGAGGCCGAGCTCGGGGACCAGGCCGTTTTCGTAAAGAGGATGCTCTGGGAGCTCTATACCGGAAACCGGGATTTCAGGTTTCAGCTCGACGAGAGCCTTGCCGCCTTCAACGGCTCCCCGGGCGATCCGGAGAGCTACAATCTTCTTGATAAGCTCCTCTCCGAGCAGTCCTTCAAGCTCGCGTTCTGGAAGGTGGCGGCAGAGGAGACGAACTACAGGAGGTTCTTCAACATCAACGGCCTCATTACGCTCCGTACTGAGGACGAAGAGGTCTTCGAGAAGACCCACGCACTCATTTTGAGGCTCCTCCGTAACGGGGCAACGGGCGTGAGACTAGACCACATAGACGGGCTCTTGAACCCCCTTGAGTACCTACGGAAGCTCAGAGACCGGGCGGGAGACGCCTACATTGTAGTCGAGAAGATACTCGGGAGCGGCGAGGCCCTGCCTCAAGCCTGGCCGGTCGAGGGCACGACAGGCTACGATTTCATGTCGGCCCTTAACGGCATCTTCTGCGACACTACCCACGAGTCCAGGTTCACGCGCATATACTCGAGCTTCACGGGCATAAAATCGAGGTACGCCTACCTTTTCCACGAGAAGAAAAAGCTCATCACCGAGATGGACATGATGAGCGACGTATCGAACCTCGCACAGCTACTGAAGCTTACCCTTAGCCGCGACAGGCACGGTAGCGACATCACGCTTCCCGGCCTAAAGAGGGCCATAGTCGAAGTCATGGCGGCATTCCCGGTCTACAGGACCTACATATGCGCCGAGTCCGTGACAGAGACGGATTTGAGGTACATAAGGGAAGCGGTCGAGAGCGCCATTGCCCGGAACCCGGCCCTCTATAACGAGCTTGCATTTATCGGCAAGGTCCTGGCCCTGGACTTCAGGGAATACCAGGGCGAGGAGGAAAAGGGCGAATGGCTTAAATTCGTGATGCGCTTCCAGCAGTTCACGGGGCCGCTTATGGCCAAGGGCATCGAGGACACGCTCTTTTACGTCTACAACAGGCTCATCTCCCTCAACGAGGTTGGCTCATCTCCGGGACAGTTCGGCTCTACGGTCGAGGCCTTCCATTCAAGGAACAGGATAGCCGCGAAATCCCGCCCGCATTCCATGAGCGCCACCTCCACCCACGACACGAAAAGGGGCGAGGACGCGAGGGCCCGGATAAACGTGCTTTCCGAGATGCCGGGGGAATGGGAAGCGGCCCTCCGGAGGTGGAGCGCCGTGAACAGGAAAAGGAAGCGGAGGGCCGGGGGCCTTGGCGTGCCGGACAGGAATGACGAGTACTTCCTCTACCAGACTTTGTTGGGCTCTTTCCCCTTCGGAGACGGTGGCCTTTCGGAGTACCGCGAGCGCATAAAGGCGTACATGAAAAAAGCCGTCCGCGAGGCCAAGATACATACCGCGTGGCTACGGCCTGACATGGAGTATGAGGAAGGTTTCATGCAGTTCATAGACGCCATTCTGAGCTCGCCTGAGAACGGGTTTCTTAAGGAGTTCCTTCCCCTCCAGAAAAAGACCGCCTGGTACGGGATGATCAACTCGCTATCGCAGCTCGTCCTCAAGGCCGCCTCGCCCGGCGTGCCGGACTTCTATCAGGGGACCGAGCTCTGGGACCTAAGCCTCGTAGACCCTGACAACCGCCGCCCGGTCGATTTCGGAAAGAGAAAGGCCCTGCTTGACGAGATTATAAATCGGACCGCCGAGGACCGCAGTGCGTTCATAAGAGAGCTCCTTGCCGCGCCCGAGGACGGGAGGATCAAGCTCTTCGTAACCCACGCGGCCCTGAATGAAAGGAGGTCGCATCACGAGCTTTTCAGGGGCGGCGCTTACGAGCCCATTGAGACGGAAGGCAGGCTCAGGCGGCACCTCGTCGCCTTTGCAAGGGTGCTCGGCGAAAAAGCAGCTATGGTGCTTGCCCCGCGTTTCATGACTCAGGTCGTGCTTGAAAGGCAATGGCCCCTCGGCCCGGAGGTCTGGGAGGGAACTTTCCTCCGACTTCCCGAGGGGCTTAAGTACGCCTCGTGGCAAGACGCGTTCACCGGACGGGAATTGAAATTGAACGGGGTACAGGAGGCCGGGGCAGTGCTCGGCT